A single region of the Pieris rapae chromosome 21, ilPieRapa1.1, whole genome shotgun sequence genome encodes:
- the LOC110999119 gene encoding bone morphogenetic protein receptor type-1B isoform X3 — translation MGRGIVCECAGASACPDGAANGTCSTQPGGYCFVAVEEVLDDAGLVVLERTAGCLPPDESGFMQCKSSQVPHQHPKVIECCEKDLCNRHLRPQLAEPPPSVPETPALLPTQAGPPVALVAVALGVALVAFLAAFWLLLRKRRGGCKRPPSPPAPAPLVDASSGSGSGLPLLVQRTVAKQIQMVESIGKGRYGEVWLARWRGEKVAVKVFFTTEEASWFRETEIYQTVLMRHENILGFIAADIKGTGSWTQMLLITDYHENGSLHDHLQAVVLDPPGLMAMAYSIVSGLAHLHMDIFGTKGKPAIAHRDIKSKNILVKRNGQCAIADFGLAVRYVAERHEVDIAPNTRVGTRRYMPPEVLDERLDVANFEAFKMADMYSLGLVLWEMCRRCATGDKAQYVEPYALPYHEWVPPDPSFEDMHAVVVQKGVRPPVPARWMGAEPLATLTTLMAECWHANPPVRLTALRVKKTLAKYHSDPAAKLV, via the exons CTGGATGATGCCGGCCTCGTAGTGCTGGAGAGGACCGCCGGCTGCTTGCCACCTGATGAGTCTGGGTTTATGCAG TGTAAAAGCTCGCAAGTCCCACATCAGCACCCTAAAGTTATTGAATGCTGCGAAAAGGACCTTTGTAATCGACACCTGAGGCCGCAACTGGCAGAGCCGCCGCCCTCCGTGCCGGAGACGCCCGCCCTGCTGCCAACGCAAGCCGGCCCGCCCGTAGCCCTAGTGGCTGTCGCCCTCGGCGTCGCCTTGGTGGCCTTCCTTGCGGCCTTCTGGCTGCTGCTCCGCAAGCGCCGCGGTGGCTGCAAGAGGCCACCCTCTCCGCCAGCGCCTGCACCGCTCGTCGACGCCTCATCCGGCTCCGGTTCTGGGCTGCCGCTGCTCGTTCAGCGCACCGTGGCCAAGCAGATTCAAATGGTGGAATCCATCGGCAAAGGCCGCTACGGCGAAGTGTGGCTCGCGCGTTGGCGAGGCGAGAAGGTGGCCGTCAAAGTGTTCTTCACCACCGAGGAGGCGTCCTGGTTCCGCGAGACCGAGATCTACCAGACCGTGCTCATGAGGCACGAGAACATCCTCGGCTTCATCGCCGCCGACATCAAGGGCACCGGTTCGTGGACGCAGATGTTGCTCATCACCGACTACCACGAGAACGGCTCCCTGCACGACCACCTCCAGGCCGTGGTGCTAGATCCGCCCGGGCTCATGGCGATGGCCTACTCCATCGTCAGCGGCCTCGCCCATCTGCACATGGATATCTTCGGCACCAAGGGCAAACCGGCGATCGCCCATCGCGACATCAAGAGTAAGAACATCCTCGTGAAGCGTAACGGGCAGTGCGCCATCGCCGACTTCGGCCTGGCCGTGCGGTACGTGGCCGAGCGGCACGAGGTGGACATCGCGCCCAACACCAGGGTCGGCACCAGGCGCTACATGCCACCGGAGGTGCTCGACGAGAGGCTCGACGTGGCCAACTTCGAGGCGTTCAAGATGGCAGACATGTACTCGCTGGGGCTGGTGCTGTGGGAGATGTGCCGGCGCTGCGCCACGGGCGACAAGGCGCAATATGTGGAGCCTTACGCGCTGCCGTATCACGAGTGGGTGCCGCCCGACCCCTCGTTCGAAGACATGCACGCCGTCGTGGTCCAGAAGGGCGTCAGACCGCCCGTGCCCGCGCGTTGGATGGGCGCCGAGCCCCTGGCCACGCTCACCACGCTCATGGCCGAGTGCTGGCACGCTAACCCGCCCGTTCGGCTCACGGCGCTGCGCGTCAAGAAGACGCTGGCCAAGTACCACTCCGACCCGGCCGCCAAGCTCGTCTGA
- the LOC110999119 gene encoding bone morphogenetic protein receptor type-1B isoform X1: MRLSRGIVCECAGASACPDGAANGTCSTQPGGYCFVAVEEVLDDAGLVVLERTAGCLPPDESGFMQCKSSQVPHQHPKVIECCEKDLCNRHLRPQLAEPPPSVPETPALLPTQAGPPVALVAVALGVALVAFLAAFWLLLRKRRGGCKRPPSPPAPAPLVDASSGSGSGLPLLVQRTVAKQIQMVESIGKGRYGEVWLARWRGEKVAVKVFFTTEEASWFRETEIYQTVLMRHENILGFIAADIKGTGSWTQMLLITDYHENGSLHDHLQAVVLDPPGLMAMAYSIVSGLAHLHMDIFGTKGKPAIAHRDIKSKNILVKRNGQCAIADFGLAVRYVAERHEVDIAPNTRVGTRRYMPPEVLDERLDVANFEAFKMADMYSLGLVLWEMCRRCATGDKAQYVEPYALPYHEWVPPDPSFEDMHAVVVQKGVRPPVPARWMGAEPLATLTTLMAECWHANPPVRLTALRVKKTLAKYHSDPAAKLV, translated from the exons CTGGATGATGCCGGCCTCGTAGTGCTGGAGAGGACCGCCGGCTGCTTGCCACCTGATGAGTCTGGGTTTATGCAG TGTAAAAGCTCGCAAGTCCCACATCAGCACCCTAAAGTTATTGAATGCTGCGAAAAGGACCTTTGTAATCGACACCTGAGGCCGCAACTGGCAGAGCCGCCGCCCTCCGTGCCGGAGACGCCCGCCCTGCTGCCAACGCAAGCCGGCCCGCCCGTAGCCCTAGTGGCTGTCGCCCTCGGCGTCGCCTTGGTGGCCTTCCTTGCGGCCTTCTGGCTGCTGCTCCGCAAGCGCCGCGGTGGCTGCAAGAGGCCACCCTCTCCGCCAGCGCCTGCACCGCTCGTCGACGCCTCATCCGGCTCCGGTTCTGGGCTGCCGCTGCTCGTTCAGCGCACCGTGGCCAAGCAGATTCAAATGGTGGAATCCATCGGCAAAGGCCGCTACGGCGAAGTGTGGCTCGCGCGTTGGCGAGGCGAGAAGGTGGCCGTCAAAGTGTTCTTCACCACCGAGGAGGCGTCCTGGTTCCGCGAGACCGAGATCTACCAGACCGTGCTCATGAGGCACGAGAACATCCTCGGCTTCATCGCCGCCGACATCAAGGGCACCGGTTCGTGGACGCAGATGTTGCTCATCACCGACTACCACGAGAACGGCTCCCTGCACGACCACCTCCAGGCCGTGGTGCTAGATCCGCCCGGGCTCATGGCGATGGCCTACTCCATCGTCAGCGGCCTCGCCCATCTGCACATGGATATCTTCGGCACCAAGGGCAAACCGGCGATCGCCCATCGCGACATCAAGAGTAAGAACATCCTCGTGAAGCGTAACGGGCAGTGCGCCATCGCCGACTTCGGCCTGGCCGTGCGGTACGTGGCCGAGCGGCACGAGGTGGACATCGCGCCCAACACCAGGGTCGGCACCAGGCGCTACATGCCACCGGAGGTGCTCGACGAGAGGCTCGACGTGGCCAACTTCGAGGCGTTCAAGATGGCAGACATGTACTCGCTGGGGCTGGTGCTGTGGGAGATGTGCCGGCGCTGCGCCACGGGCGACAAGGCGCAATATGTGGAGCCTTACGCGCTGCCGTATCACGAGTGGGTGCCGCCCGACCCCTCGTTCGAAGACATGCACGCCGTCGTGGTCCAGAAGGGCGTCAGACCGCCCGTGCCCGCGCGTTGGATGGGCGCCGAGCCCCTGGCCACGCTCACCACGCTCATGGCCGAGTGCTGGCACGCTAACCCGCCCGTTCGGCTCACGGCGCTGCGCGTCAAGAAGACGCTGGCCAAGTACCACTCCGACCCGGCCGCCAAGCTCGTCTGA
- the LOC110999119 gene encoding bone morphogenetic protein receptor type-1B isoform X2, whose product MICRGIVCECAGASACPDGAANGTCSTQPGGYCFVAVEEVLDDAGLVVLERTAGCLPPDESGFMQCKSSQVPHQHPKVIECCEKDLCNRHLRPQLAEPPPSVPETPALLPTQAGPPVALVAVALGVALVAFLAAFWLLLRKRRGGCKRPPSPPAPAPLVDASSGSGSGLPLLVQRTVAKQIQMVESIGKGRYGEVWLARWRGEKVAVKVFFTTEEASWFRETEIYQTVLMRHENILGFIAADIKGTGSWTQMLLITDYHENGSLHDHLQAVVLDPPGLMAMAYSIVSGLAHLHMDIFGTKGKPAIAHRDIKSKNILVKRNGQCAIADFGLAVRYVAERHEVDIAPNTRVGTRRYMPPEVLDERLDVANFEAFKMADMYSLGLVLWEMCRRCATGDKAQYVEPYALPYHEWVPPDPSFEDMHAVVVQKGVRPPVPARWMGAEPLATLTTLMAECWHANPPVRLTALRVKKTLAKYHSDPAAKLV is encoded by the exons CTGGATGATGCCGGCCTCGTAGTGCTGGAGAGGACCGCCGGCTGCTTGCCACCTGATGAGTCTGGGTTTATGCAG TGTAAAAGCTCGCAAGTCCCACATCAGCACCCTAAAGTTATTGAATGCTGCGAAAAGGACCTTTGTAATCGACACCTGAGGCCGCAACTGGCAGAGCCGCCGCCCTCCGTGCCGGAGACGCCCGCCCTGCTGCCAACGCAAGCCGGCCCGCCCGTAGCCCTAGTGGCTGTCGCCCTCGGCGTCGCCTTGGTGGCCTTCCTTGCGGCCTTCTGGCTGCTGCTCCGCAAGCGCCGCGGTGGCTGCAAGAGGCCACCCTCTCCGCCAGCGCCTGCACCGCTCGTCGACGCCTCATCCGGCTCCGGTTCTGGGCTGCCGCTGCTCGTTCAGCGCACCGTGGCCAAGCAGATTCAAATGGTGGAATCCATCGGCAAAGGCCGCTACGGCGAAGTGTGGCTCGCGCGTTGGCGAGGCGAGAAGGTGGCCGTCAAAGTGTTCTTCACCACCGAGGAGGCGTCCTGGTTCCGCGAGACCGAGATCTACCAGACCGTGCTCATGAGGCACGAGAACATCCTCGGCTTCATCGCCGCCGACATCAAGGGCACCGGTTCGTGGACGCAGATGTTGCTCATCACCGACTACCACGAGAACGGCTCCCTGCACGACCACCTCCAGGCCGTGGTGCTAGATCCGCCCGGGCTCATGGCGATGGCCTACTCCATCGTCAGCGGCCTCGCCCATCTGCACATGGATATCTTCGGCACCAAGGGCAAACCGGCGATCGCCCATCGCGACATCAAGAGTAAGAACATCCTCGTGAAGCGTAACGGGCAGTGCGCCATCGCCGACTTCGGCCTGGCCGTGCGGTACGTGGCCGAGCGGCACGAGGTGGACATCGCGCCCAACACCAGGGTCGGCACCAGGCGCTACATGCCACCGGAGGTGCTCGACGAGAGGCTCGACGTGGCCAACTTCGAGGCGTTCAAGATGGCAGACATGTACTCGCTGGGGCTGGTGCTGTGGGAGATGTGCCGGCGCTGCGCCACGGGCGACAAGGCGCAATATGTGGAGCCTTACGCGCTGCCGTATCACGAGTGGGTGCCGCCCGACCCCTCGTTCGAAGACATGCACGCCGTCGTGGTCCAGAAGGGCGTCAGACCGCCCGTGCCCGCGCGTTGGATGGGCGCCGAGCCCCTGGCCACGCTCACCACGCTCATGGCCGAGTGCTGGCACGCTAACCCGCCCGTTCGGCTCACGGCGCTGCGCGTCAAGAAGACGCTGGCCAAGTACCACTCCGACCCGGCCGCCAAGCTCGTCTGA